In Nocardia sp. NBC_01327, the genomic stretch CGCGCAGGAGGGTGGCGGCGCTGGCGGTGACCTCGTCGAGTTGGGTGGCGTAGACGGCCTCGACCAGGTCTTCGCGGGTCGGGAAGTGGCGGTAGAGGGTGCCGATGCCGACACCGGCCTCGCGAGCGACGCCCTCGAGTGAGACGGGACCGGCGGCCGCGGTGAAGGCGGCCCGGGCGACGGCGAGGAGTTTGTCGCGGTTGCGCACGGAGTCGGTGCGGGGTGCGCGGGTGGTCCCGGACGGCTCGGCGGGGTCCTGTGCGCTGGGTGCGGTGTTGCTCGGCTTCAAATCGGAGGCCCCTCCGTTTCAGTGGTACGCTGGCGATAACGGAGGATCCTCCGCTTAACTCATCGTCTCATACGGAAAGAACAGCCATGAGCGTGAACAACACACCGTCGTCCCAGCTCACGGCCGCGGGCGTTCCGCACGCCGGCGGGAGCGGCGTCCTCGGGCGGCATACGGTATCCCGAATCGGCTACGGCGCAATGCAATTGGAACGGTTGCACGATGATCGCGACGCCGCGATCGCGCTACTGCGGCGCGCGGTGGAACTCGGTATCGACCATGTCGATACCGCCGAGTTCTACGGTTTCGGCTTCGTCAACGGACTCATTCGCGACGCATTCCGCCCCGAGGACGGTGTGGTCGTCGTGAGCAAGGTGGGCGCGGACCCCAATCCCGGCGGCCGAATTCGGCTGCGCCCGGCGCAGCAGCCCGAACAGCTGCGGGCCAGCGTCGAGGACAATCTGACATCGCTCGGCCTGGAACAGATTCCGGTGGTGAACCTGCGCCGCCTGGATGCCGGGCCGGGCCTTCGGGCCGAGGGTGACCAGGTGGTGGACCTGGACGACCAGCTCGCGATGCTGATCACGCTGCGCGAGGAGGGCAAGATCGGCGGGATCGGCCTGAGCAGCGTGACGCTCGACGGACTGCGCCGCGCCCTTCCGGCCGGGATCGTCTGCGTGCAGAACGCCTACAGCCTGGTGATGCGCGGCGACGAGGACATGCTCCAGCTCTGCGCCGCCGAGGGCATCGCCTGGATGCCGTATTTCCCGCTGGGCAGCGCATTTCCGGGTCTGCCCAAGGTGACCGATGCTCCGGCCGTCATCACCGCCGCGCAGGCGCTGGACCGCACACCGGCGCAGGTGGGCCTGGCCTGGCTGCTCCACCACGCGCCGAATGTGCTGCTGATTCCGGGCACCGCGGATATCGGTCACCTCGAGGCCAATGTCGCCGCCGGAACGATCCCGCTGGACGACGCCGCCCTCGCCGCGCTGGATGCGGCCGAATCGTTCTCCAACGATATCCGGCTCGGCTGAGCCACAGCGCATTTCGATGCCACGGCGCATTACGGTCAGGTTCGAGAACTGATCAGATCAGGTTCGAGCGCCGAGTCCCGGCGATTCGACGCCTCGGACCGCCGCAACCACAGGGCCGTCGCCGCGAACAGCGCCAGCGTCAGCCAGATGTAGGCATTGTGGTCGAAGAAGGCGAAAGGGCTGCGGTTCGGGAAGTCGAAGACACTGCCGAAGTGGATTCCGACCAGGTCGAACGCGCCGCCGGAGGTGATGAGGAAGACCACCACCAGCCCCAGCGGCGCCACGATTCCGCGGCGGCGCAATGCGAGATCACCCAGGTAGACCAGCAGCGGTGCGATCCACACCCAGTGGTGAATCCAGCTGTAGGGCGAGACCACGGTGGTGGTCAGTCCGCACAGGACGATCGCGGGCAGTTCGCGCCCGGTCGCCGACAGCCGCCGCGCCAGCAGCAGGCAGACCACGGTAATGGCGACAGCGCCTGCGAGCCACAGCAATTGGAGCTCGTGCGCGCCCAGGGCGCGGGCGATCATGCCGCGCAGTGACTCGTTCTGCGGGTTCTGCGGGACACCCACCCGCGCCGGATCGTCGAAGGCGCCGCCCCAGAATGTCACCGAATCCTTGGGCAGCACAGCCAGACCCACCAGCATGGTGGCCGCGAGCGAACCGACCGCGGTGGCGGCGGCCCGGTATCGGCGCGTCACCAGGAAATAGAGCACGAAAAACACCGGGGTCAGCTTGATTCCGGCGGCAATGCCGGTCAGCACACCCTTCCAGCGCGAGGAATCGGGCAGCGCCATATCCGCCAGCACCAGCAGCAGCAGGAGGATATTGACCTGCCCGAAGGCCATGGTCTCCCGAATCGGCTCGCACAGCATGAGCAGACCGGCGATCGACAGGCCCAGCACCACCA encodes the following:
- a CDS encoding aldo/keto reductase; the encoded protein is MSVNNTPSSQLTAAGVPHAGGSGVLGRHTVSRIGYGAMQLERLHDDRDAAIALLRRAVELGIDHVDTAEFYGFGFVNGLIRDAFRPEDGVVVVSKVGADPNPGGRIRLRPAQQPEQLRASVEDNLTSLGLEQIPVVNLRRLDAGPGLRAEGDQVVDLDDQLAMLITLREEGKIGGIGLSSVTLDGLRRALPAGIVCVQNAYSLVMRGDEDMLQLCAAEGIAWMPYFPLGSAFPGLPKVTDAPAVITAAQALDRTPAQVGLAWLLHHAPNVLLIPGTADIGHLEANVAAGTIPLDDAALAALDAAESFSNDIRLG
- a CDS encoding glycosyltransferase 87 family protein produces the protein MALSTIEQVTAVNHSVPQRRTIASAVVWVVALLGAAAGGYYLHQVLASPRTMMHLVDLGTYQIAAQRVTDGVSVYDTPLRGHTRGVWEFVYSPFGALLFVPLVALRGAWFTWVGALGNFAMLTGSMWAALSVLGYRRDRRLVVLGLSIAGLLMLCEPIRETMAFGQVNILLLLLVLADMALPDSSRWKGVLTGIAAGIKLTPVFFVLYFLVTRRYRAAATAVGSLAATMLVGLAVLPKDSVTFWGGAFDDPARVGVPQNPQNESLRGMIARALGAHELQLLWLAGAVAITVVCLLLARRLSATGRELPAIVLCGLTTTVVSPYSWIHHWVWIAPLLVYLGDLALRRRGIVAPLGLVVVFLITSGGAFDLVGIHFGSVFDFPNRSPFAFFDHNAYIWLTLALFAATALWLRRSEASNRRDSALEPDLISSRT